In Sulfolobales archaeon, the following proteins share a genomic window:
- a CDS encoding THUMP domain-containing protein — protein sequence MYRYLLRLSGEIALKGRFRGALERILVGNISKVLSSDIVDIRRVDGGRIYVEAKKEVSDVLSRFFGVVEVLEVFVEDSKDLDRLARRARDLLCGSLNGKKFAVRARRSGVTGYTSLDAARIIGGALLECSSGVDLENPDIEVYVEIRGGLAYISTSLLSRRGYGGLPLGSSEKVLSLFSGGFDSPVATWMAMKRGSPSDLLHYVMGSLENTIRALKVGEALMKKWSLGYEPRVLLVDFSDIVSEIRSKVRRKLWQPALRRAMYVVGEILMREVGAEALVTGEAVWEASSQRLSALYASQKGIDALILRPLIGFDKVDIMRLSMDLGLYELSSKVVESCFIGSPNPIHVNADELVSEFSKIDRELFEDVAKNAIEIRYEDGWEEKVRSSMKLYQDVTIDTIPEGYIIIDITKRKGSGLIRGLEDLNEMLRRKEKIVLVCELGEASEALARHLRDQGYEVYSLRGGYKRLKELLQSKAQPSYS from the coding sequence TTGTACAGATATCTTCTAAGACTATCCGGCGAGATAGCTCTTAAGGGTAGGTTTAGAGGCGCTCTTGAGCGGATTTTAGTTGGGAATATATCTAAGGTGTTATCTTCGGATATAGTTGATATTAGAAGAGTAGATGGCGGGAGGATCTATGTAGAGGCTAAGAAAGAGGTTTCAGACGTGCTTTCAAGATTCTTCGGGGTTGTGGAGGTTCTAGAGGTTTTTGTTGAAGACTCTAAGGATCTCGATAGACTTGCAAGGAGGGCTAGGGATCTCCTATGTGGTTCTCTTAATGGTAAGAAGTTCGCTGTTAGGGCGAGGAGATCCGGTGTTACGGGCTATACTTCCCTAGATGCTGCAAGGATTATCGGGGGTGCTCTTCTCGAATGCTCAAGCGGGGTTGATCTAGAGAATCCGGATATAGAGGTATATGTAGAGATAAGGGGTGGCTTAGCATATATATCTACATCACTCCTCTCTCGAAGGGGATATGGTGGCCTGCCCCTTGGCTCTTCGGAGAAGGTTCTCTCCCTATTCTCCGGTGGCTTCGACTCCCCAGTAGCGACTTGGATGGCTATGAAGAGGGGATCTCCATCAGATCTACTCCACTATGTTATGGGCTCTCTAGAGAATACAATTAGAGCTCTTAAAGTGGGGGAGGCTCTTATGAAGAAGTGGTCTTTAGGCTATGAGCCTAGGGTATTGCTGGTTGATTTCTCCGACATAGTTTCTGAGATAAGATCTAAGGTTAGGAGGAAGCTATGGCAACCAGCCCTCAGAAGGGCTATGTATGTTGTAGGTGAGATCCTAATGAGAGAGGTTGGTGCAGAGGCTCTTGTAACCGGTGAGGCTGTATGGGAGGCTTCTTCCCAGAGGCTTAGTGCGCTCTATGCCTCTCAGAAAGGTATAGATGCCCTGATCCTGAGGCCTTTAATAGGGTTTGATAAGGTTGATATAATGAGGCTATCAATGGATCTAGGGCTATACGAGCTAAGCTCTAAGGTTGTGGAAAGCTGTTTCATAGGAAGCCCCAACCCTATCCATGTAAATGCTGATGAGCTAGTAAGCGAGTTCTCCAAGATAGATAGAGAGTTGTTTGAGGATGTAGCTAAAAATGCCATAGAGATCAGGTATGAAGATGGTTGGGAGGAGAAGGTAAGATCATCTATGAAGCTATATCAAGATGTTACAATAGATACTATACCAGAAGGATATATAATAATAGATATAACAAAGAGAAAGGGCTCGGGACTTATAAGAGGTTTAGAGGATCTCAATGAAATGCTTAGGAGAAAAGAAAAGATAGTCTTAGTATGTGAGCTGGGCGAGGCTAGCGAGGCATTAGCACGGCATCTAAGAGATCAGGGATATGAGGTATATAGCCTTAGAGGAGGGTATAAGAGGCTCAAAGAGCTATTACAATCAAAAGCTCAGCCCTCTTATAGCTAG
- a CDS encoding HD domain-containing protein has translation MAIVGPELLEKNIANSPLLAKAIRILESDEEVQELLRMSNVMAVSRLRYNDHGKTHAIIVSGAALEIANILFKAGLMPTGVRDKTLYSLDEARLVILLGAYLHDIGNSVHRANHELIGAMLAKDILNRILPEILGEKGRRIIAIRQEIMHIIYATEYDTKCLTIEAGIVKIADGTDMSQGRARVPYKLGKMDMHAMSALSITSVELSEGVERPLKITINMNDYAGLFQIEQVLMPKILTSSLENHVEVWIKVRDKSSIYYPSNH, from the coding sequence ATGGCTATAGTAGGTCCGGAGCTTCTCGAGAAAAATATCGCTAACAGCCCTCTACTAGCAAAAGCTATAAGGATTTTGGAGAGTGATGAAGAGGTTCAAGAACTGCTTAGAATGAGCAATGTAATGGCTGTATCTAGGCTGAGATATAATGACCATGGCAAGACACACGCGATAATAGTATCTGGGGCGGCGTTGGAAATAGCTAATATATTATTCAAAGCAGGGCTCATGCCAACTGGGGTAAGGGATAAAACTCTGTATAGCCTTGACGAGGCCAGGCTAGTTATACTTCTCGGTGCATATCTCCACGATATAGGCAACTCTGTCCATAGAGCTAATCACGAGCTCATAGGGGCGATGCTTGCTAAGGATATACTAAACAGAATCCTCCCCGAGATACTTGGTGAAAAGGGGAGAAGGATCATAGCTATTAGGCAGGAGATAATGCATATAATCTATGCCACAGAATATGATACAAAGTGTCTAACCATAGAGGCAGGGATCGTAAAAATAGCTGATGGAACAGATATGTCGCAGGGCAGAGCTAGGGTTCCATATAAGTTGGGGAAGATGGATATGCATGCCATGTCAGCACTCTCCATAACATCAGTCGAGCTCTCAGAGGGGGTTGAAAGACCTCTAAAAATAACTATTAATATGAATGACTATGCAGGGCTTTTCCAGATAGAGCAAGTGTTAATGCCAAAAATCTTGACAAGCTCTCTCGAGAACCACGTGGAAGTATGGATTAAGGTTAGGGATAAAAGCAGCATATACTATCCAAGCAACCACTAG